Proteins encoded within one genomic window of Cotesia glomerata isolate CgM1 unplaced genomic scaffold, MPM_Cglom_v2.3 scaffold_27, whole genome shotgun sequence:
- the LOC123274247 gene encoding UDP-xylose and UDP-N-acetylglucosamine transporter: MKVAAAISLVFLGCCTNVIFLELLVKEDPGSGNLITFSQFLLISLEGFIFTSKFGTVRPRIGIKDYMILVFMFFITSVCNNYAFDFNIPMPLHMIFRAGSLIANMIMGIIILKKKYVFSKYLSVFMITMGIIICTIVSGNEVKSTQKMVKDAIPPTQMEILFWWSVGIALLTVALFISARMGLYQEELYAKYGKHPYEALYYTHLLPLPFFLTLSSNIWDHAQLALKSDPLLIPILGLSAPKSIVYLIGNVLTQYMCISSVFVLTTECSSLTVTLVVTLRKFFSLLFSILYFQNSFSIYHWIGTSLVFLGTIIFTEVVPKIHQSISGPETKKVQ; this comes from the exons atgaaAGTAGCTGCTGCAATAAGTTTAGTATTTTTAGGATGTTGTACAAATGTAATCTTCCTCGAATTATTAGTAAA agAAGATCCTGGTAGTGGAAACCTAATAACATTTTCACAATTCCTTCTAATATCATTAGAAGGTTTTATATTCACATCAAAGTTTGGAACTGTAAGACCTCGAATAGGCATCAAGGATTATATGATACTggtttttatgttttttataacAAGTGTTTGCAATAACTATGCATTTGACTTTAATATACCGATGCCTCTCCACATGATATTCAGAGCG GGTTCCTTAATAGCTAACATGATAATGGGTATAATTAttctaaagaagaaatacgTATTCAGCAAATACCTCTCagtatttatgataactaTGGGGATAATAATATGTACAATAGTAAGCGGCAATGAAGTTAAATCAACCCAAAAAATGGTTAAGGATGCCATCCCGCCCACAcaaatggaaattttattttggtgGAGTGTTGGAATCGCATTATTGACTGTCGCACTGTTTATTTCTGCTAGAATGGGTTTGTACCAAGAAGAATTATACGCTAAATACGGTAAACACCCATACGAAGCTCTGTATTATACt cATTTACTACCTCTTCCATTTTTCTTGACGCTAAGTTCAAATATATGGGACCACGCACAACTGGCATTAAAATCAGACCCATTATTGATCCCAATTCTTGGATTATCTGCACCAAAGAGTATTGTATACCTCATTGGGAATGTTTTAACACA aTACATGTGCATCAGCTCGGTGTTTGTGCTGACAACAGAATGCTCATCATTGACAGTAACGTTAGTCGTAACACTacgtaaatttttctcattattattttcaatattatactTCCAAAATTCATTTAGCATTTACCATTGGATTGGTACATCCTTAGTCTTTTTAGGGACTATTATCTTTACTGAAGTTGTGCCAAAAATACATCAAAGTATAAGCGGGCCTGAGACGAAAAAGGTGCAATAA